One stretch of Chryseobacterium fluminis DNA includes these proteins:
- a CDS encoding M60 family metallopeptidase, protein MKKLLLLFLLIIGFQSFSQLVQVPVYTVKSSQPAQPGNEIDKLLDGNTATMYHSKWSQNGIPDELQFYFTSNVTSIKKLVYTPRQSGGTNGMWTKINISYSTQVAPNTFIPVTTDLIWAATIQDKEVIFPTAIQNPYSIKISVNAGVGNFSSCAEMRFFSESQPVINDGTDCIINTSELNVNGASDIKATIIPAGTTASSYQSGENIDKSYDNDVNTLYHSSYGSTTFPVVLNYRLDGATPVDYLKYTPRVNGTNGRFGGVTISYNTLSDPTFITLMSFDFQNSSVPVNVYFPSQITPLNIRITVNSGLGNFASCAEMGFYTIGNANPYTHIFADNIYSTLRPSVTQADIDAMTSPFYKGLAQCLFNGTYVRKYRVQNYKVYPTIAATTGNLKVGTGYDSFENPTGIVFAEGNKVALFVQNIPSGVNVSLQVKDFSTTINGITSYYELRNGLNVLQLTNTGLGYISYYNTDTTLPDIKVNIVSGRVNGLYHYQNSTLSDWQANLTNSAYHMIDVVGNHSHLVYKKSMLKTYAAFNPDELISKYDLIVKNEWLVMGLYKYNLVPKNRMFSYSNNGGGWYAGGLGINMDATWGEESLAGAGKLSLWGIAHEFGHVNQVRPDLKWIGTTEVTNNMHSAWVDYQMNPENDGMSRLERESLPPQTGMASVVGGRINGAILNTVVNKEALQGNADTDVFKVLVPFWQLELYYQLAGASRNAPVLSFNYPSSYTGVDYAHWFGIVANMARNYNASGVSNGELLLNFVKNTCSAVQEDLTEFFTKTGFLKPIDRAIDDYGIGQLTITQAQIDATIAHIKAQNYKNPVSPVIHYISSRNVAAFRDHLSLSGQTGQGVVLSNSYLTVQHSVWKNAVAYETLNANNELIYVSVKGTGDTTDQTTKVYYPSDAAAVYAIGYNGEKIRVYPSTCTKLPAGGTPDTYTTIGISIQEKQPGWQDKISNGHLAMQSKAKGFVVTRINHVSTIPAASDSISDPKAGMLLYDIQDKCTKLFNGTTWNCIKKSCND, encoded by the coding sequence ATGAAAAAATTGTTATTATTATTCCTTCTGATCATTGGATTTCAAAGTTTCTCACAGCTTGTGCAGGTTCCCGTGTATACGGTCAAATCTTCACAGCCGGCACAGCCAGGGAATGAAATAGACAAACTGCTCGACGGAAACACTGCGACCATGTATCATTCGAAATGGTCTCAGAACGGTATTCCGGATGAGCTGCAGTTTTATTTTACGTCCAATGTCACCAGCATAAAAAAACTGGTTTATACGCCGAGGCAATCTGGCGGGACAAACGGGATGTGGACCAAGATCAATATTTCTTACAGTACACAGGTGGCACCTAATACTTTCATTCCGGTAACCACCGATTTGATCTGGGCTGCTACTATACAGGATAAGGAAGTTATTTTTCCAACGGCCATTCAGAATCCTTACAGTATTAAAATTTCTGTAAATGCAGGAGTGGGAAACTTTTCGAGCTGCGCAGAAATGAGATTCTTTTCAGAATCACAACCTGTGATCAATGATGGGACAGACTGCATAATCAATACATCGGAACTGAATGTAAATGGCGCCAGTGATATAAAGGCTACAATTATACCCGCCGGAACAACGGCATCATCTTACCAGTCCGGAGAAAACATAGATAAATCTTATGATAACGACGTAAATACACTGTATCATTCTTCATATGGCAGTACCACTTTCCCGGTAGTGTTAAATTACAGATTAGACGGTGCTACCCCTGTTGATTATCTGAAATATACCCCGAGAGTCAACGGAACTAATGGTAGATTCGGAGGCGTGACCATCAGTTATAATACCTTATCAGACCCTACGTTCATCACCCTGATGTCGTTCGATTTTCAGAATTCTTCTGTTCCGGTAAATGTTTATTTTCCCAGCCAGATCACGCCTCTTAATATAAGAATTACAGTAAACAGCGGACTGGGAAATTTTGCAAGCTGTGCCGAAATGGGCTTTTATACAATAGGAAATGCGAACCCTTATACCCATATTTTTGCAGATAATATTTATTCGACATTACGGCCATCTGTTACACAGGCAGATATAGATGCCATGACCTCGCCATTCTATAAAGGTTTGGCACAATGTCTTTTCAACGGGACTTATGTCCGTAAATATAGAGTTCAGAATTATAAGGTTTATCCAACCATAGCTGCTACTACGGGTAATTTAAAGGTGGGAACCGGCTACGACAGCTTTGAAAATCCTACAGGAATTGTATTTGCCGAGGGGAACAAGGTGGCGCTGTTTGTTCAGAATATCCCTTCAGGAGTCAATGTTTCATTGCAGGTAAAGGATTTTTCTACCACCATTAATGGTATTACATCCTACTATGAGCTGCGTAATGGTCTGAATGTATTACAGCTTACCAACACCGGATTAGGATACATCAGCTATTACAATACCGATACGACATTGCCTGATATTAAAGTCAATATTGTTTCGGGTAGGGTAAACGGTCTGTATCACTATCAGAATTCTACACTGAGTGACTGGCAGGCAAATTTGACGAATTCTGCGTACCATATGATCGATGTTGTGGGGAACCATTCGCATTTGGTTTATAAAAAAAGCATGCTGAAAACTTATGCCGCTTTCAATCCTGACGAACTGATTTCAAAATATGACCTTATCGTAAAAAATGAATGGCTCGTGATGGGGCTGTATAAATATAATTTGGTCCCAAAAAACCGAATGTTCAGCTATAGTAATAATGGCGGGGGCTGGTACGCAGGTGGATTAGGCATAAATATGGATGCTACATGGGGCGAAGAGAGTCTGGCTGGTGCCGGTAAGTTGTCGCTTTGGGGAATTGCTCATGAATTTGGCCATGTAAATCAGGTGAGACCGGACCTCAAGTGGATCGGTACTACGGAAGTTACCAATAATATGCATAGTGCCTGGGTAGATTATCAGATGAATCCCGAAAACGACGGGATGTCCCGTCTGGAAAGAGAATCTTTACCACCACAGACAGGAATGGCCAGTGTGGTGGGAGGAAGAATAAATGGAGCCATTTTAAATACAGTTGTCAACAAGGAAGCCCTGCAGGGAAATGCCGATACGGATGTCTTTAAAGTACTGGTACCGTTCTGGCAGCTTGAATTATATTATCAATTGGCCGGAGCTTCACGCAATGCACCCGTCCTCTCCTTTAATTACCCTTCCAGTTATACGGGCGTAGATTATGCACATTGGTTTGGAATAGTGGCCAATATGGCAAGGAATTATAATGCTTCAGGCGTTTCAAACGGGGAACTGCTTCTGAATTTTGTGAAAAATACCTGCTCTGCCGTACAGGAGGACCTCACTGAATTTTTTACCAAAACCGGGTTTTTAAAACCGATAGACAGAGCTATTGATGACTACGGTATCGGACAGCTTACCATCACCCAGGCTCAGATCGATGCAACTATAGCGCATATAAAGGCTCAGAACTACAAAAACCCTGTGTCGCCGGTCATACATTATATTTCATCGCGGAATGTTGCAGCTTTCCGGGATCATCTTTCTCTGAGCGGACAGACAGGGCAGGGAGTGGTCTTAAGTAACAGCTATCTTACCGTACAGCACAGTGTCTGGAAAAATGCAGTTGCTTATGAAACTTTGAATGCTAATAACGAACTGATCTATGTATCCGTCAAAGGTACAGGAGATACCACCGACCAAACGACAAAAGTTTACTATCCTTCTGATGCGGCCGCCGTATATGCAATAGGGTATAATGGAGAGAAAATCCGGGTCTATCCCTCCACCTGCACAAAACTTCCTGCAGGAGGTACGCCTGATACCTATACTACAATAGGAATATCGATTCAGGAAAAACAGCCAGGCTGGCAGGATAAAATTTCGAACGGGCACCTTGCAATGCAGTCCAAAGCAAAAGGATTCGTTGTTACAAGGATAAATCATGTAAGTACCATACCGGCTGCCTCAGACTCTATTTCGGATCCGAAAGCAGGAATGCTCTTATACGACATACAGGATAAATGTACAAAATTATTTAACGGAACCACGTGGAACTGTATTAAAAAAAGCTGCAATGATTAA
- the udk gene encoding uridine kinase → MLVIGIAGGTGSGKTTVVDKILQQLDIEGMNILSQDNYYHDNHNLTLTEREALNYDHPKSIDFELMLKHVKALKNNEAIEQPIYSFVTHSRTGDHVTVEPKNVLVVEGILVLTNKELLKEFDLKVFVHADSDERLIRRIRRDTQERGRDLNEVLHRYQTTLKPMHQEFIEPSKNEADLIIPNMKQNSVAIDFLTTVIKNSLRKH, encoded by the coding sequence ATGCTTGTAATAGGAATTGCAGGAGGTACAGGATCCGGCAAAACTACAGTTGTTGACAAAATACTTCAACAGCTGGATATCGAAGGAATGAATATCCTTTCTCAGGATAATTATTATCACGATAATCATAATCTGACCCTTACAGAAAGGGAAGCCTTAAATTATGACCATCCAAAATCGATCGATTTTGAACTCATGTTAAAACATGTAAAAGCACTGAAAAATAATGAAGCGATCGAGCAGCCGATTTACAGCTTTGTTACCCATTCCAGAACAGGCGATCATGTCACGGTAGAACCAAAAAATGTACTGGTGGTAGAAGGAATTCTGGTGCTTACCAACAAAGAATTATTAAAAGAGTTTGATCTGAAAGTATTCGTTCATGCAGATTCTGATGAAAGACTGATCCGAAGAATCAGAAGAGATACCCAGGAAAGAGGAAGAGATCTGAATGAGGTATTACACCGCTACCAGACGACACTCAAACCTATGCACCAGGAATTTATCGAACCTTCTAAAAATGAAGCAGACCTGATTATTCCGAACATGAAACAAAATTCAGTAGCGATCGATTTTCTGACTACTGTAATTAAAAATTCGTTGAGAAAGCACTAA
- a CDS encoding dipeptidase, protein MQETLNYINENKQRFVDELFELLRIPSISADPAYKDDVLKCADVVAEYLKNAGADQVEVCQTKGYPIVFGEKILDKSLPTVLVYGHYDVQPADPLELWTKPPFEPYIEKTDLHPDGAIFARGSADDKGQFFMHLKAFEAMMKTNALPCNVKFILEGEEEVGSVSLGDFVNENKEKLSCDCILISDTHIYSNEQPTVTTGLRGLSYVEVEIEGPNRDLHSGLYGGAVPNPIHVLSRMIAELIDEDGQITIDGFYDNVEDVSDADRADMNKLKDNPEEFKKSIGLEDVEGEKGYTTLERTSIRPTLDCNGIWGGYTGEGAKTVIPSKASAKISMRLVPYQTPEEITEKFTKYFNKIAPDNVRVKVTPHHGGMPYVLPTDTKEFLAAKKAMESTFGKEVLPYRGGGSIPITSMFEKVLGAKSVLMGFGLDSDAIHSPNEHYGLFNFYKGIESIPLFFENYSK, encoded by the coding sequence ATGCAAGAGACATTAAATTACATTAACGAAAACAAACAGCGTTTCGTGGATGAATTATTTGAGTTATTGAGGATTCCTTCTATTTCTGCAGATCCGGCCTATAAAGATGATGTATTGAAGTGTGCGGATGTGGTGGCAGAATACCTGAAGAATGCAGGTGCAGATCAGGTCGAAGTTTGCCAGACCAAGGGATATCCCATTGTTTTCGGAGAAAAAATTTTAGATAAAAGTTTACCAACTGTGCTGGTATACGGACATTACGATGTTCAGCCTGCCGATCCTCTGGAATTATGGACAAAGCCACCTTTCGAGCCTTATATTGAAAAAACGGATCTCCATCCGGACGGAGCAATCTTTGCAAGAGGTTCCGCAGATGATAAAGGACAGTTTTTCATGCACTTAAAAGCTTTTGAAGCAATGATGAAGACCAATGCGCTACCTTGTAATGTTAAATTTATCCTGGAAGGTGAAGAAGAAGTAGGTTCGGTGAGCCTAGGAGATTTCGTTAATGAAAATAAAGAGAAACTGTCTTGCGACTGTATTTTAATTTCGGATACCCACATTTACAGCAATGAGCAACCGACCGTTACAACAGGTTTAAGAGGTTTAAGCTATGTAGAAGTCGAAATTGAAGGACCCAACAGGGATTTGCACTCCGGACTATATGGCGGGGCAGTTCCGAATCCTATTCATGTGCTTTCCAGAATGATCGCAGAATTAATCGATGAAGACGGGCAGATCACGATCGACGGTTTTTATGACAACGTGGAAGATGTTTCGGATGCAGACAGAGCAGATATGAATAAACTGAAGGATAATCCGGAAGAATTCAAAAAATCGATCGGTTTAGAAGACGTTGAAGGTGAGAAAGGATATACTACCCTGGAAAGAACTTCTATCCGTCCTACCCTGGACTGCAATGGGATCTGGGGCGGTTATACAGGAGAAGGAGCTAAGACGGTGATTCCTTCAAAAGCATCTGCAAAAATTTCCATGCGTTTAGTTCCTTACCAGACTCCGGAAGAAATTACTGAGAAATTCACAAAATATTTCAATAAAATAGCTCCGGATAATGTGAGGGTTAAAGTGACTCCGCATCACGGCGGGATGCCTTATGTGTTACCGACTGATACCAAAGAGTTTTTAGCCGCTAAAAAAGCCATGGAATCTACATTCGGTAAAGAAGTTCTTCCGTATAGAGGAGGGGGAAGCATTCCCATAACTTCAATGTTTGAGAAGGTTTTAGGCGCCAAATCCGTGTTGATGGGCTTTGGTCTGGATTCCGATGCCATCCATTCTCCAAATGAACATTATGGGCTATTCAATTTCTACAAAGGGATTGAAAGCATTCCGCTGTTCTTCGAGAACTATTCGAAATAA
- a CDS encoding GxxExxY protein, producing the protein MSLLRISQISTDFLHFSETDTNERKCIFSVYNELGPGLLEKVYEKIIIYALKNLGLHVNSQVPIFIHYKDMLIESSFIADIIVNDKFIIEIKSISEINNVHHKQLLTYLKLTGLKLGILVNFNTDHIDKNIFRK; encoded by the coding sequence ATGTCACTCCTACGGATTTCGCAGATTTCCACAGATTTTTTACATTTTTCGGAAACAGACACGAATGAGAGAAAATGTATTTTTTCTGTTTATAACGAGTTGGGGCCAGGATTATTAGAAAAAGTATATGAGAAAATAATAATCTACGCATTGAAAAACTTAGGATTACATGTTAATAGTCAAGTTCCTATTTTTATCCATTACAAAGATATGTTGATCGAATCGAGCTTTATTGCTGATATTATAGTGAATGACAAATTTATTATTGAAATAAAATCAATTTCAGAAATTAATAATGTTCATCACAAACAGTTGTTGACTTATTTAAAGCTGACAGGACTAAAGTTAGGAATATTAGTTAATTTTAATACCGATCATATAGATAAAAATATTTTCCGGAAGTAA
- a CDS encoding methylmalonyl-CoA mutase family protein, which translates to MANTDTFSGWENLVKKQLKTEDIYSILKKDNLEGIEVKPFYDSVKKPLVNLPKIEENTHLVARYHESLEEDVFAFILDHNVEGLQQKTIFVNNKDLAGHISPTEEDQYFSLINVFDEKNALIDDQLVKELLAKQFKRNICIDIALHQNAGAAIDQQLGFALAQTKELVELYGPEIISKLVFRLAVGGNYFFEMAKLRAFKIVFNQFSKEYGLDEIPYIFAETSLRNKAVSDIENNLIRSTLELASAMIGGADAVFSNNYLVDRSTDNSEEISFKQQIVLAYESIINVFEDAANGSYYVEDITQQIAEKAWALFVEIEADGGYLELLKKGIIQKKIYDHAIEEQKWVEEGKIKLIGVNLYPKLDVRKSVEDLYDEKEIRAVRWAEMYE; encoded by the coding sequence ATGGCAAATACAGATACCTTCTCAGGCTGGGAAAATTTAGTAAAAAAGCAACTTAAAACTGAAGATATTTACTCCATTCTCAAAAAAGATAATTTGGAAGGAATTGAGGTGAAGCCTTTTTATGATTCCGTAAAAAAGCCTTTGGTAAACCTTCCGAAAATAGAGGAAAACACACATCTGGTTGCCAGATATCACGAGAGTCTGGAAGAGGATGTATTTGCATTTATTCTGGATCATAATGTGGAGGGGCTTCAGCAGAAGACTATTTTCGTTAACAACAAAGATCTGGCTGGCCATATCAGTCCCACAGAGGAAGATCAGTATTTTTCTCTCATCAATGTCTTTGATGAAAAAAATGCACTGATTGATGATCAGCTCGTCAAAGAACTCTTAGCAAAGCAGTTTAAAAGAAATATCTGTATCGATATCGCGCTTCACCAGAATGCAGGAGCAGCTATTGACCAGCAGTTAGGATTCGCTCTTGCCCAAACCAAAGAACTGGTTGAATTATACGGACCTGAGATCATCAGTAAACTCGTTTTCAGACTGGCAGTGGGAGGGAATTACTTCTTTGAAATGGCGAAATTGAGAGCCTTTAAGATTGTTTTCAACCAATTCTCAAAAGAATACGGTTTAGATGAAATACCTTATATTTTCGCAGAGACTTCATTGAGGAATAAAGCGGTTTCAGATATTGAAAATAATCTGATCCGTTCCACACTGGAGCTTGCTTCAGCAATGATCGGCGGTGCGGATGCCGTTTTCAGCAATAATTATCTGGTAGACAGAAGTACGGATAATTCTGAGGAAATATCTTTTAAACAGCAGATCGTTCTGGCGTATGAAAGTATCATCAACGTTTTTGAAGACGCGGCGAATGGAAGTTATTATGTAGAAGATATTACGCAGCAGATTGCAGAAAAGGCCTGGGCATTGTTCGTGGAAATTGAGGCGGATGGTGGCTATCTTGAACTTTTAAAGAAGGGAATCATACAGAAAAAGATCTATGATCATGCAATAGAAGAGCAAAAGTGGGTAGAAGAAGGAAAGATAAAGCTGATTGGCGTTAATTTATATCCTAAGCTGGACGTCAGAAAGTCTGTTGAAGATCTTTATGACGAGAAAGAAATAAGAGCAGTACGTTGGGCAGAAATGTATGAATGA
- a CDS encoding SDR family oxidoreductase: MIENKVAYITGGTKGIGFGIARILLENGVSVAFSGRKRDDVEKAEHELQQYSDNVLGIVSDVRSLESEEEAIRYIKEKFRRLDFVIANAGLGIFKPVDQLSAEEWNDMIDTNLTGVFYTLKASVEELKKTQGYYITVSSLAGANFFENGTGYNASKFGVVGFTQAAMIDLRKYNIKSTVIMPGSVATNFNGNVPSEKDEWKIQPEDMGNLVLDILKMNPRVLPSKIEFRATKPAK, from the coding sequence ATGATCGAAAATAAAGTTGCCTATATAACAGGAGGAACCAAAGGGATCGGTTTCGGAATTGCCAGGATATTACTTGAAAATGGAGTTTCAGTGGCATTTTCCGGAAGGAAAAGAGATGACGTTGAAAAAGCTGAGCATGAACTTCAGCAGTATTCCGATAACGTTCTGGGAATTGTTTCGGATGTCAGAAGTCTGGAAAGTGAAGAAGAAGCCATAAGGTATATTAAAGAGAAATTCAGAAGACTGGATTTTGTTATTGCCAATGCCGGCTTAGGTATTTTCAAGCCTGTAGACCAACTTTCCGCTGAAGAATGGAATGATATGATCGACACAAATCTGACAGGCGTTTTCTATACCTTAAAAGCTTCAGTGGAAGAACTGAAAAAGACACAGGGGTATTATATTACCGTATCAAGCCTGGCCGGAGCCAATTTCTTTGAGAACGGAACAGGTTATAACGCTTCAAAATTCGGAGTCGTAGGATTTACCCAGGCCGCAATGATCGATTTAAGAAAATACAATATCAAATCAACCGTCATTATGCCCGGATCCGTAGCCACCAACTTCAATGGAAATGTTCCTTCAGAAAAAGACGAATGGAAGATTCAGCCCGAAGATATGGGAAATCTGGTTTTGGATATTTTAAAAATGAATCCCCGTGTTTTGCCGAGTAAGATCGAATTTAGGGCAACAAAACCAGCAAAGTAG
- a CDS encoding DinB family protein: MMREKLIDLFEYTFHFNNEMIRIISDNLPKADEKTVRLINHILNAQQIWNARILGEKTFEVWQINPFDSLEEINQQNFKNSIQIIENYDPDQRREYHNSKGTAFENSIFEMLFQAVNHSTYHRGQINSLLRQNGIEPVVTDYIFYKR, translated from the coding sequence ATGATGAGAGAAAAATTAATTGATTTATTTGAATATACTTTTCATTTTAACAATGAAATGATCAGAATTATCTCTGACAATCTTCCCAAAGCTGATGAAAAGACCGTACGCTTAATCAACCATATCCTTAATGCCCAGCAGATCTGGAATGCAAGGATTCTCGGTGAAAAAACATTTGAAGTCTGGCAGATTAATCCTTTTGATAGTTTGGAAGAAATTAATCAGCAGAACTTTAAGAACAGCATTCAGATTATTGAAAATTATGATCCTGATCAAAGGAGAGAATATCATAATTCAAAAGGAACAGCATTCGAAAACAGTATCTTTGAAATGCTTTTTCAGGCGGTCAATCACTCGACCTACCACAGAGGGCAGATCAATTCTCTGCTAAGGCAAAATGGCATTGAGCCTGTAGTAACGGATTATATTTTTTATAAAAGATAA
- a CDS encoding FtsB family cell division protein, translating to MAEKKLIKDIQPTSDTVRFIKHYVLNKYVLTICLFLVWMIFFDKTSFLVINELNGEINKYEEQLEYYKTEYEKNDAFYKKLMNNKSEKEKYARENYFMKKPNEEIFILVVDSTEVAKK from the coding sequence ATGGCTGAAAAAAAATTAATAAAAGACATACAACCCACATCAGATACAGTGAGGTTTATTAAGCATTATGTACTTAATAAATATGTGCTGACGATCTGTCTGTTTCTGGTGTGGATGATTTTTTTTGATAAAACTTCTTTTCTTGTGATTAATGAACTCAACGGTGAGATTAACAAGTACGAAGAACAGCTGGAGTATTATAAAACAGAATACGAAAAAAATGATGCTTTCTACAAGAAGCTGATGAACAATAAATCTGAAAAAGAAAAATACGCACGGGAAAATTATTTTATGAAAAAACCGAATGAAGAAATTTTCATTCTGGTGGTCGACAGTACAGAAGTCGCAAAAAAATAA
- a CDS encoding class I SAM-dependent methyltransferase, which produces MGNTILNKEIQEYIHANLSADLHSLLLKKSPFPEVSMSEIVQQIKGKQVAEKKFPFLLEKGIIFPPQLSLEQSSSEKTAVYKSGILKGKKLIDLTSGFGIDAYYMSRNFEETILVEQNKDLLETVAHNWNVLGKKARFINQKLEDFLPAHQEYFDTVYLDPARRDAQKNKVFLLEHLSPNIIEIQEKLLSISKQVVVKLSPLIDLKYLISVLPDIFRIDIIAVKNDVKEVVIFLSRENSGNISCTCVNLESGESDFEYRFEDEENAVSEYAEPGKYIYIPNNSILKAGIFNLISQSFGLKKLHPNTHLYTCDEKKPDFPGRILEMEIIEARQIKKKEQFNIISKNYPLKPEEIKKKYSLKDGGKEYLIFTQSKKGKIILKSV; this is translated from the coding sequence GTGGGGAATACAATATTAAACAAAGAAATTCAGGAATATATCCATGCAAATCTGTCTGCCGATCTGCATTCCTTATTATTAAAAAAATCTCCGTTTCCGGAAGTCTCTATGTCGGAAATCGTTCAGCAGATCAAAGGGAAACAGGTAGCAGAGAAAAAATTTCCTTTTCTGTTGGAAAAAGGCATTATTTTCCCTCCACAGCTAAGCCTGGAGCAATCTTCATCAGAAAAAACGGCCGTTTACAAATCCGGAATTTTAAAAGGTAAAAAACTAATTGACCTTACCAGCGGTTTTGGAATAGATGCCTATTATATGTCCCGGAATTTTGAAGAAACCATTTTGGTAGAGCAGAATAAGGATCTGTTGGAAACCGTAGCGCACAACTGGAATGTCCTGGGCAAAAAAGCAAGGTTCATCAACCAGAAACTGGAAGATTTTTTACCTGCACATCAGGAATATTTTGATACGGTGTATCTGGATCCGGCCAGAAGGGATGCTCAGAAAAATAAAGTCTTCTTATTAGAACATCTATCTCCCAATATCATCGAAATACAGGAAAAACTGCTTTCTATTTCCAAGCAGGTAGTTGTAAAATTATCACCGCTGATTGACCTTAAATATTTGATCTCGGTTCTACCGGACATCTTCAGAATCGACATCATCGCTGTAAAAAATGATGTGAAGGAAGTCGTTATTTTTTTATCCCGGGAAAATTCCGGAAATATCAGCTGTACCTGTGTAAATCTTGAAAGTGGTGAATCTGACTTTGAGTATCGGTTTGAGGATGAAGAAAATGCAGTTTCTGAGTATGCTGAACCCGGAAAATACATCTATATTCCCAACAATTCCATTTTAAAGGCCGGTATTTTTAATCTGATTTCACAAAGTTTCGGATTGAAAAAGCTTCACCCGAATACTCATCTGTACACTTGCGACGAAAAGAAACCTGATTTTCCGGGGAGAATTCTTGAAATGGAAATAATTGAAGCCAGGCAGATTAAAAAGAAAGAACAGTTTAATATTATCTCCAAAAACTATCCTTTAAAACCTGAAGAAATTAAGAAAAAATATAGTTTAAAGGATGGAGGCAAAGAGTATCTTATTTTTACCCAATCCAAAAAAGGCAAAATAATTTTAAAATCAGTATAA
- a CDS encoding ATP-dependent Clp protease adaptor ClpS encodes MVYNNIKDYENPKRQYEEEVLVLDETDDVYKLILHNDEIHTFDYVIDCLIEICKHTTEQAEQCTMLVHYKGKCTVKTGSMDILKPMHERLISRELTSEIV; translated from the coding sequence ATGGTTTATAACAATATAAAAGATTACGAAAACCCAAAACGTCAGTATGAAGAGGAAGTACTGGTTTTGGATGAAACGGATGATGTCTACAAATTGATTTTACATAATGACGAAATTCATACTTTTGATTATGTGATTGATTGTCTGATAGAAATCTGCAAACATACAACAGAACAGGCCGAACAATGCACCATGTTGGTTCATTATAAAGGCAAATGCACCGTAAAAACAGGCTCTATGGATATCCTGAAGCCGATGCATGAAAGATTAATTTCAAGAGAATTAACAAGCGAAATCGTATAG